Proteins found in one Kluyveromyces marxianus DMKU3-1042 DNA, complete genome, chromosome 2 genomic segment:
- the SPT3 gene encoding transcriptional regulator SPT3 — translation MSDKYKYRVEIQQMMFVSGENNEPPVETTSLIEDIVRGQVVEILLQATRTANCRGSKSIVPEDVIFLIRHDKAKVNRLRTYLSWKDLRKNAKDQDAQQAAAAGAGGAEGSGGAGIDDDDAAKKDKDGAGVNMKVKKSSIKLPWELQFMFNEQPLENADEDDMDDDEREANIATLKRLKMADDRTRGMTKEEYVHWSDCRQASFTFRKSKRFKDWSGISQLIDSKPHDDVIDILGFLTFEIVCAITETALKIKTRYERIRSMKTQSQLQEYSVGVNRRKKRLFDGPDNVVNPLKPEHIEEAWRVLQTVNMKYRALSNYKGGRLTSRTVIM, via the coding sequence ATGTCTGATAAGTACAAGTACCGTGTTGAGATCCAACAAATGATGTTCGTTTCCGGCGAAAATAACGAGCCACCAGTGGAAACAACATCGTTAATTGAAGATATTGTTAGAGGCCAGGTTGTGGAGATCTTGCTTCAGGCTACAAGAACTGCGAATTGTAGAGGAAGCAAGAGTATTGTCCCAGAAGATGTGATTTTCTTGATCAGACACGATAAAGCCAAGGTGAACAGATTGCGTACGTATTTGTCTTGGAAGGATCTTAGAAAGAATGCGAAGGACCAAGACGCGCAGCAAGCAGCTGCCGCTGGTGCCGGGGGAGCAGAAGGGTCTGGAGGTGCAGGaatagatgatgatgatgccGCAAAAAAGGACAAAGATGGGGCTGGGGTTAACATGAAGGTGAAAAAGTCCAGTATCAAACTTCCATGGGAATTACAGTTCATGTTCAACGAACAGCCCTTAGAGAATGCAGATGAGGATGACATGGACGATGACGAAAGAGAAGCCAATATAGcgactttgaaaagattgaaaatgGCTGATGACAGAACAAGAGGTAtgacaaaagaagaatacgtACATTGGTCGGACTGTCGTCAAGCCAGTTTCACCTTTAGAAAGTCAAAGAGATTTAAAGATTGGTCTGGTATTTCACAATTAATCGACAGTAAGCCGCACGATGATGTTATTGATATTCTCGGGTTCTTGACCTTTGAAATTGTCTGTGCCATCACTGAAACGGCTTTAAAGATCAAAACAAGGTACGAAAGAATACGAAGCATGAAGACACAGTCACAACTACAAGAATATAGCGTTGGTGTTAAcagaaggaagaaaaggctATTCGATGGCCCAGATAACGTTGTAAACCCTTTGAAACCTGAACATATCGAAGAGGCTTGGCGTGTTTTGCAAACTGTTAACATGAAATACAGAGCTTTGTCCAATTACAAAGGTGGCAGACTCACAAGCAGAACGGTTATTATGTGA